One genomic segment of Brevibacillus laterosporus LMG 15441 includes these proteins:
- the aroB gene encoding 3-dehydroquinate synthase: MEKRTLLVDLNERAYPIHIGAGLLSQTPALLQEANIKVSQKLFLITDAHVAQHYLKPLQLLLEQAGYQVFSHIVVAGEKAKQFAVYEEVMTAAIEAGLDRKSVVLALGGGVVGDLAGFVAATYMRGIDFVQIPTSLLAHDSSVGGKVAINHRLGKNLIGAFHQPLMVIYDVDTLQTLPRREISAGFAEVIKHGLISDEGFVGWLEEHAKGLMELDAKLVSEAIYRGCAVKAAVVAKDETEQDIRMTLNVGHTFGHAFEALTGYGQLNHGEAISIGMVLAARYAESIGMSPEGVAKRTKRVLAAFGLPTQWPKELHPEDVLRAMHLDKKGVAGTLTLVLPTSMEHVEIVPRVKEEDVLRFMSEEWEESQK, translated from the coding sequence ATGGAAAAACGTACGTTACTAGTTGACTTGAATGAAAGAGCTTATCCTATTCATATTGGGGCAGGTTTGTTGAGCCAAACACCTGCCCTATTGCAGGAGGCAAACATCAAAGTCTCTCAAAAATTATTCCTCATTACAGACGCTCATGTGGCGCAGCATTATTTGAAGCCGTTGCAGCTTCTTCTAGAACAAGCGGGATACCAGGTTTTTTCCCACATTGTTGTAGCTGGTGAAAAAGCGAAGCAGTTTGCTGTTTATGAAGAGGTGATGACAGCTGCTATTGAGGCAGGACTTGATCGTAAATCTGTCGTGCTAGCGTTAGGCGGTGGAGTCGTAGGTGACCTGGCAGGCTTTGTAGCGGCTACATATATGCGTGGAATTGATTTTGTGCAAATTCCCACAAGCTTATTGGCTCATGATAGCTCGGTAGGTGGCAAGGTAGCGATTAATCATCGTTTGGGCAAAAATTTAATTGGAGCTTTTCACCAACCTCTGATGGTTATTTATGATGTGGATACTCTGCAAACATTGCCTCGTAGAGAAATCTCCGCTGGCTTTGCGGAAGTGATCAAGCATGGACTAATTTCAGATGAGGGCTTTGTTGGATGGCTGGAGGAGCATGCGAAAGGCCTAATGGAATTGGATGCAAAACTGGTTAGTGAAGCCATCTATCGCGGCTGTGCCGTGAAAGCGGCGGTAGTAGCCAAAGACGAAACTGAGCAAGATATTCGCATGACCTTAAATGTAGGTCATACCTTTGGTCATGCTTTTGAGGCGTTAACTGGTTACGGTCAGCTTAATCATGGTGAAGCAATCTCGATTGGGATGGTTTTAGCCGCCCGTTATGCAGAATCCATTGGAATGTCGCCAGAAGGTGTAGCAAAACGTACAAAAAGAGTGCTTGCAGCCTTTGGACTCCCAACTCAATGGCCAAAAGAATTACATCCAGAAGATGTTTTACGGGCAATGCATTTGGATAAAAAGGGCGTAGCAGGTACACTTACACTTGTTTTGCCAACATCTATGGAGCATGTAGAAATCGTGCCTAGGGTAAAAGAAGAAGATGTACTACGGTTTATGAGCGAAGAGTGGGAGGAATCACAAAAATGA
- the trpC gene encoding indole-3-glycerol phosphate synthase TrpC translates to MLRKIVEQKKGEVAILRQGTSLQQMLTEMKALPATRGFVNALTTSPRKVSLIAEVKKASPSKGIIRANFDPVAIAGSYQEAGVDAISVLTDETFFQGELRYLQMIKELVPQPLLRKDFTIDEYQIAQSRVSGADAILLIAAILDSEQIKHFYQMAVEIGLDVLIEVHDQTELEQVMSAVEPMLLGINNRDLRTFTTNLDTSVDLLKLIPSGIPVVSESGLATAEDVHLVGMAGARSILVGEQFMRQEDVVQAVRELMQDQHMKPQVISRGDTI, encoded by the coding sequence ATGCTTCGTAAAATTGTGGAGCAAAAAAAAGGAGAAGTGGCGATCCTGCGTCAAGGAACAAGTCTTCAACAGATGCTAACGGAGATGAAAGCACTGCCAGCTACTCGCGGTTTTGTCAACGCTCTTACCACAAGCCCTCGGAAGGTAAGCTTAATTGCTGAGGTAAAAAAAGCTTCTCCGTCAAAAGGCATCATTCGTGCTAATTTTGACCCTGTCGCTATTGCTGGGTCTTATCAGGAAGCTGGTGTGGATGCGATTTCAGTTTTAACGGACGAAACGTTTTTTCAAGGTGAACTAAGGTATCTACAGATGATCAAAGAATTGGTTCCCCAGCCGTTGTTACGCAAAGATTTTACTATTGATGAATATCAGATTGCACAATCAAGAGTGAGCGGAGCGGATGCTATTTTATTGATTGCAGCCATTCTGGATTCTGAACAAATCAAGCACTTTTATCAAATGGCAGTAGAGATCGGACTAGATGTGCTAATAGAGGTTCATGATCAAACGGAATTAGAGCAGGTGATGTCGGCAGTAGAGCCTATGCTGCTCGGCATTAATAATCGAGATTTGCGAACCTTCACCACGAATCTAGATACTTCCGTAGATCTCTTGAAGCTGATTCCTAGCGGCATTCCTGTCGTAAGTGAGAGTGGGTTAGCGACAGCGGAAGATGTTCATTTAGTCGGGATGGCGGGAGCGCGCTCCATTTTAGTAGGTGAGCAGTTCATGCGTCAAGAGGACGTAGTTCAAGCTGTTCGTGAGCTAATGCAAGATCAACATATGAAGCCTCAGGTGATTTCACGAGGTGACACAATATGA
- the trpE gene encoding anthranilate synthase component I, protein MLEPTFQEVQHYASTHNFIPIRLTLLADQETPISLYQKCTEQAAFLLESVEGGGRWSRYSFIGLRPFLRVEAIDQQVTLLKESGEREQYNRNPMEVLRELCQQYRAPSIAEFPPLTGGAIGYLGYNTLRYVETQLPKHQNQPLDIPDMHVVFVDEMLVYDHAKQEIQCMVHIRVSEEDTEESLQIKYAKASARLVALRDHILHTPIPKDTRLQQYQLSQLDEAVKKPETSSLQSNMSLSEYKTMILKAKEYIASGDIFQVVLSQRMTMKTDVDPFAVYRMLRTTNPSPYLYYLPFGSATLVGASPEVLVKVQNKKVEVRPIAGTRKRGATIEEDLALEQELLADPKELAEHHMLVDLARNDVGRVSTYGTVKVENPLHVDRYSHVMHIVSDVSGEMREDLDCFDALLAAFPAGTVSGAPKLRAMEIIAELEQDARHTYAGSICYFSFTGNLDSCITIRTLLFTQNHVHIQAGGGIVADSIAELEYQEAMNKAAAMVKALEKAELHFQPKGVALC, encoded by the coding sequence ATGTTAGAGCCCACATTTCAAGAGGTGCAGCACTATGCATCTACACACAATTTTATTCCCATTCGCCTTACTTTGTTAGCTGATCAGGAAACGCCGATCAGTTTGTATCAAAAATGTACGGAACAAGCAGCTTTTTTACTAGAAAGTGTTGAAGGAGGAGGACGCTGGTCTAGGTACTCCTTTATAGGACTACGCCCCTTTTTGCGAGTAGAAGCGATAGACCAGCAGGTGACGCTTCTTAAAGAATCGGGGGAACGAGAGCAGTATAACCGCAATCCCATGGAAGTACTACGAGAATTATGTCAGCAATATAGAGCGCCATCCATTGCTGAATTTCCACCGTTAACAGGAGGAGCAATCGGATATTTAGGATATAATACATTGCGCTATGTAGAGACGCAATTGCCTAAGCATCAGAACCAACCGCTTGATATCCCGGATATGCATGTCGTTTTTGTAGATGAAATGCTGGTTTATGATCATGCAAAGCAAGAAATTCAATGCATGGTTCACATTAGAGTTTCTGAGGAGGACACAGAAGAATCGTTGCAGATAAAGTATGCAAAGGCTAGTGCCCGATTGGTCGCTTTACGTGATCACATCCTGCATACACCTATACCGAAGGACACAAGGCTACAGCAATATCAATTAAGTCAGCTAGACGAAGCGGTCAAAAAGCCAGAGACCAGCAGCCTGCAAAGTAACATGAGTCTCTCAGAGTATAAGACCATGATCTTAAAAGCAAAAGAGTATATTGCCAGCGGAGATATCTTTCAGGTTGTTCTATCTCAACGCATGACGATGAAGACGGATGTGGATCCATTTGCCGTTTATCGGATGCTACGAACGACGAATCCATCTCCTTACCTGTATTATCTACCATTTGGATCAGCGACTTTGGTAGGGGCATCACCGGAAGTGCTAGTAAAGGTTCAGAACAAGAAGGTTGAGGTTCGTCCGATAGCTGGAACTCGCAAACGTGGAGCAACGATCGAGGAGGATCTGGCGTTAGAGCAAGAATTGCTGGCTGATCCAAAAGAATTAGCGGAACATCATATGCTAGTTGATTTGGCCCGCAATGACGTAGGGAGAGTCTCCACATACGGTACGGTAAAGGTGGAAAACCCCTTACATGTAGACCGTTATTCGCATGTGATGCATATTGTCTCAGATGTGTCAGGAGAGATGCGTGAAGATTTGGATTGTTTTGATGCTCTTCTTGCCGCTTTTCCTGCTGGTACTGTATCTGGCGCTCCTAAATTGCGAGCGATGGAAATCATTGCAGAATTGGAACAGGATGCTCGTCACACATATGCAGGCTCGATTTGTTACTTCAGCTTTACTGGAAATTTAGACAGTTGCATTACGATTCGTACCCTGTTGTTTACACAAAATCATGTGCATATACAAGCAGGAGGCGGCATCGTCGCTGATTCAATAGCGGAGCTAGAATATCAAGAAGCAATGAATAAGGCAGCAGCAATGGTCAAAGCGCTAGAAAAGGCAGAGCTGCATTTTCAACCAAAGGGGGTAGCGTTATGCTAA
- the aroH gene encoding chorismate mutase translates to MSKVRGVRGATTVIRNDKSEILEATAELLREMIHQNKIETDDIASAIITMTEELDAVFPAQAAREFLKWEHVPLMCAKEIPVAGSLKNCIRVMLHINTDKSPHEITHIFLGEAIRLRPDLVKE, encoded by the coding sequence ATGAGTAAGGTACGAGGAGTCCGTGGGGCAACAACGGTCATCCGAAATGATAAAAGTGAAATCTTAGAGGCAACAGCAGAGCTTTTACGTGAAATGATTCATCAAAATAAAATTGAGACTGACGATATAGCAAGTGCTATAATCACGATGACAGAGGAGCTGGATGCTGTATTTCCAGCTCAGGCTGCCCGTGAGTTTTTAAAATGGGAGCATGTTCCCCTGATGTGTGCAAAAGAAATTCCTGTGGCTGGGAGTTTAAAAAATTGTATTCGTGTTATGCTTCACATCAATACTGACAAGTCTCCACATGAAATTACGCATATTTTTCTAGGAGAAGCAATTCGATTACGCCCAGATTTAGTAAAAGAATAG
- a CDS encoding phosphoribosylanthranilate isomerase, translating to MTALKICGIKDANTLVLLQKLSVEYAGLVFAESKRRVTVEQARTLVAEAKTSADAEVLENMNRPFPRLVGVFVNPDVSELDRIVNQVPLDVIQLHGQETPEFCQMAQKRFGKPVWKAIGIGTGSDSIIEKLASYKNSVQAYLFDTHDPKQAGGTGKKFAWEHIPDLQRMVAPLQAIIAGGISIENVETLLSKYAPALIDLSSGVETNGEKDAHKITILAERVKQHGTSYECTR from the coding sequence ATGACCGCCTTAAAAATTTGTGGGATAAAAGATGCGAATACACTGGTCTTATTGCAGAAGCTTAGCGTGGAATATGCAGGTTTGGTGTTTGCCGAAAGTAAGCGCCGGGTGACAGTAGAGCAGGCTAGGACTCTAGTAGCAGAGGCTAAGACTTCAGCGGATGCAGAGGTTTTAGAAAATATGAACAGACCTTTCCCGCGTCTAGTAGGAGTTTTTGTGAATCCAGATGTATCTGAGCTTGATCGCATAGTGAACCAGGTCCCTCTGGACGTGATCCAATTGCATGGCCAAGAAACGCCAGAATTTTGTCAAATGGCCCAAAAACGCTTTGGCAAGCCTGTATGGAAAGCGATTGGCATCGGGACAGGGAGTGACTCCATTATAGAAAAGCTTGCCTCCTACAAAAATAGTGTGCAAGCCTACTTATTTGACACGCATGATCCAAAACAAGCGGGAGGTACGGGTAAAAAATTTGCCTGGGAACACATTCCCGATCTGCAACGAATGGTAGCTCCCTTACAAGCAATCATTGCTGGTGGTATTTCAATAGAGAATGTAGAGACTTTACTTAGCAAATATGCACCAGCCTTAATTGATCTTTCCAGCGGTGTAGAGACCAATGGTGAAAAGGATGCTCACAAAATAACAATTTTAGCGGAAAGGGTGAAGCAGCATGGCACAAGCTACGAATGTACGAGATGA
- the trpD gene encoding anthranilate phosphoribosyltransferase, translating into MLTTSLDKITRKQHLDRTLARLAMGEIMDGKATHAQIGAFLAALRVKGEQVEELIGFAEAMRERVKAFPVAKQNVIDTCGTGGDGASTFNISTASAIVAASGGVSVAKHGNRAVSSKCGSADVLEALGIPIQLTPEQAGECLEETNLCFLFAPLYHEAMRHAAIPRKELAIRTVFNLLGPLTNPARADRQLLGLYDRGLLVPIAKTLSELGVSRAMVVAGLDGLDELTITGESEVAELRDGEVSAYRLDPERLGLRLGTSAELAGGDAAENALILEQIFKGERGAKRDIVLLNAGAILYLTDNVSSLQKGVIRAAELIDNGNAIRKLEQLRQVMRRVHHAS; encoded by the coding sequence ATGCTAACGACCTCCTTAGATAAGATTACCCGAAAGCAACATCTAGATCGTACGCTGGCTCGATTAGCGATGGGTGAAATCATGGATGGAAAAGCAACACATGCACAGATCGGAGCATTTTTAGCGGCCCTCAGGGTAAAAGGTGAACAGGTTGAAGAATTGATTGGCTTTGCAGAAGCGATGCGTGAAAGGGTTAAAGCATTTCCTGTTGCTAAGCAAAACGTGATTGATACATGCGGCACTGGGGGAGATGGTGCTTCTACCTTTAATATTTCAACTGCCTCAGCCATTGTAGCCGCTAGTGGCGGTGTTAGTGTAGCCAAACATGGAAATCGTGCTGTTTCTAGCAAGTGTGGCAGCGCTGATGTGTTAGAAGCACTAGGGATTCCGATTCAACTGACGCCTGAGCAAGCGGGAGAATGTCTGGAAGAAACCAACCTTTGCTTCTTATTTGCGCCCCTTTACCATGAAGCAATGCGCCATGCGGCTATACCAAGAAAAGAGCTGGCGATACGGACGGTCTTCAATTTACTGGGGCCATTAACCAATCCTGCTCGGGCTGATCGCCAGTTATTAGGCTTGTACGATCGTGGATTGCTGGTTCCGATTGCCAAGACATTAAGTGAGTTAGGGGTATCCAGAGCCATGGTTGTTGCTGGACTAGACGGTTTAGATGAACTAACGATTACAGGGGAAAGCGAAGTAGCTGAATTAAGAGATGGTGAGGTATCGGCGTATCGACTTGACCCGGAGCGGTTAGGATTGAGGCTTGGGACCTCCGCAGAGCTTGCAGGGGGCGATGCAGCAGAGAACGCGCTAATCCTAGAGCAAATTTTTAAAGGTGAACGGGGTGCGAAACGCGATATTGTGCTGCTCAATGCAGGTGCCATTCTGTACCTCACGGATAACGTAAGTAGCTTGCAAAAGGGTGTCATCCGGGCTGCTGAGCTGATCGACAATGGAAATGCAATACGTAAGCTTGAACAACTACGTCAGGTCATGAGGAGGGTTCATCATGCTTCGTAA
- the trpB gene encoding tryptophan synthase subunit beta, protein MAQATNVRDDSVLRSGRFGEYGGRFVPETLMKALIELEKSLVEALEDETFHAELNQFLRFYSGRPTPFYHAERLSEHLGGAHIYLKREDLNHTGAHKLNNALAQALLAKRMGKQAIIAETGAGQHGVASATVAARLGLSCKVFMGEEDIKRQELNVFRMKLLGAEVIPVSSGTATLKDATNEAIRYWVSNVEETYYVIGSAMGPHPYPYMVREFQKIIGTETRAQSLEQLGRLPDELIACVGGGSNAIGFFYPFVGDQVRLTAVEAAGEGVDTDKHAATLTKGRPGIIHGSLTYLLQDDDGQVQEAHSISAGLDYPGVGPEHSYLKDRGRVEYVAITDQEALEACQLLTKLEGILPALESSHAIAEVIKRAPRMNSDQIIAVCLSGRGDKDVHTLQNHLNKEEN, encoded by the coding sequence ATGGCACAAGCTACGAATGTACGAGATGATTCTGTCCTACGATCAGGTCGATTTGGTGAATATGGGGGCAGATTTGTTCCTGAAACCTTAATGAAGGCATTAATCGAATTGGAGAAAAGCTTAGTGGAAGCGTTGGAGGATGAGACCTTTCATGCAGAATTAAATCAATTTCTTCGCTTTTATTCGGGAAGACCGACTCCCTTTTATCATGCTGAACGTCTGAGTGAACATCTGGGAGGGGCACACATTTACTTAAAACGAGAAGATTTAAATCACACAGGCGCTCACAAATTAAATAATGCCTTGGCACAAGCGTTACTGGCTAAACGAATGGGGAAGCAAGCTATTATTGCCGAAACAGGAGCTGGCCAGCATGGGGTAGCGAGTGCAACTGTAGCCGCGCGTCTTGGACTTTCTTGCAAGGTTTTCATGGGAGAAGAGGATATTAAACGCCAGGAGTTAAATGTTTTTCGGATGAAGCTTTTAGGAGCAGAGGTTATTCCAGTATCATCGGGAACAGCCACGTTAAAGGATGCTACCAATGAAGCAATTCGTTATTGGGTGAGTAATGTAGAAGAAACCTACTATGTAATTGGTTCGGCGATGGGACCTCATCCATATCCCTATATGGTGCGGGAGTTCCAAAAAATCATTGGAACAGAGACACGAGCCCAATCTCTGGAGCAGCTTGGGCGCTTACCTGATGAACTTATCGCATGCGTCGGAGGAGGGAGCAATGCCATTGGCTTTTTCTATCCATTTGTGGGGGATCAGGTGAGATTGACTGCAGTAGAAGCAGCAGGAGAAGGTGTGGATACAGACAAGCATGCGGCAACATTAACAAAAGGACGTCCAGGTATTATTCATGGCTCCCTAACATATCTGTTGCAGGATGATGATGGACAGGTGCAGGAAGCTCATTCCATTTCGGCTGGACTTGATTACCCAGGTGTTGGTCCCGAGCATTCTTATTTAAAAGACCGCGGCAGAGTGGAGTATGTGGCAATTACTGATCAGGAAGCTTTAGAGGCTTGCCAATTGCTTACGAAATTAGAAGGGATACTACCTGCCTTGGAAAGCTCACATGCTATAGCGGAGGTCATAAAGCGCGCTCCGCGGATGAATTCCGATCAAATCATCGCTGTATGCCTTTCTGGACGCGGGGATAAAGACGTTCATACCTTACAAAACCATCTGAACAAGGAGGAGAATTAA